CATCTATTGCGTAACAGAGGGCTTTTCGTAACGGAGGAAAATGTAGGGGCGCTTTCCCCAATACTTGTTTTGATCATAACTTTCTTCGGCAACGCCTGTGCTTTTTTGAGCACCTATAAATGTTTTGGTCTCTGCGTCAAGAACAATTCCTATATGACCATGCTCTTTTCCCGATAGCGGTTCCCATAGAATCAAATCGCCCGGTTTGGGATCGGTGGTTTCTTTAAACCCGGCCTTTCCCCAATCGCTGGTGGTCATTGT
The Deltaproteobacteria bacterium DNA segment above includes these coding regions:
- a CDS encoding C40 family peptidase, which encodes MAKPAETAELTDSERGQIIDQAEGWIGTKYKLGGNTEEGIDCSNLVHRAYQEAGFDYGYTMTTSDWGKAGFKETTDPKPGDLILWEPLSGKEHGHIGIVLDAETKTFIGAQKSTGVAEESYDQNKYWGKRPYIFLRYEKPSVTQ